GTAGTAAGACTGGACAAAACATGTTCAAGATTTAAATACAAGATGCTGAGTTTTCTTGGTTGTGatctacaatttttttagagAGAGGAAGGAAAATGAGATGCTTACTTGTAAGAATTGAAAGCTGGTGATTAGTCCACGAGCATCAAGGTTCTTGTACGTAATGTTTGCAAGATCGAAAACGGCTACTAACTTCTCATCTCCtacttctttttctttgatGCCACTGAAACCATATGTACCAAAAAGAAACTGGAATATTAGCGTTTTGAAATGTTTTAGTTTCAGTGAAGTGTAAATACCTTGCAATTGTTTTGTCCAGTACATAAACAACAAACTCTGCAACACCAAACACATGATAGATTATTCCATAGATACTAATCTCAAGAATACACTGACTCAAAAAACTTTAACCTTTTCCGCGTCTGTAGTAAACTGAATCAGATGGATTTAAATGAAACTACTCAAAAAAACAAGAGAACTTGAAAGCTTCCATGGGGTTCCCAAACAGAATACTTATCAACTCAATGAACAGTTTAGATTCAAAGAAGTCTTAAACAGAGGGAGAAGTGATTACTCTTGAAGTTAACTGCATTCTTGGCAGGAAAATGCTTAGAGCATAAGACAAGCACCAAGGGGTGTCCGGATTTGGTTGGACCGTGAAGACAGATCTTTCCGAACTCCAACTCATCCCTCACTTCTGAGTCTGGGATCCCATTTGGAGGAACCATGGAGGCTCTCCATTTTTGACAATCTACAAACATCTTTGCTGCCTTGTCTGGGTTCATCGATCTTGCCACCAAGAACCTCATCAACGTCGGTTTCTCATATCCCTTACagatgaaaaaaaacataacaaaaacaatCAGATTTTCTGATATGGATTAGAATGGCTAAAAGAACACCAACAACTTTAATTACCTCTGTGGAAGAAGAGAGTTTCTCGACCGATGTTCTCAACTGGGTCAAAGCAAGTTCTTGACTTTCCTCCATTGTCTTTTGGGCTCTCAGATCTTCAGAAATCGAAAGGCTTCTGCAAAGATTATAaagagggagggagggagggagagagagaaagagagacagccTTTTGTGTGTTGGGGATGTTGCCATGTTGGTGTTGTACACACACTAGACCTAGTACGCACATACGAATAAGTCAGTTGAAGTAAATAGCTTTGATGTTGACAGAAGCctgaaaaatatcaaaaagaccGGACAGAGGATTGTGTACTCGTGTGTCTTTACCCCGGTTCGCGGCAAAAACAGACCTGGAAGTTGAGAATCTCTCTCTAtcattttgacttttatttgATTCCCTTGAAGATTATTATAATCACTACACAGCTGCGATTATTCAATGACTTAATTACCAAATCCACTTTCTAACGTGTTTGATTGCTTCTTTTGGAAATTTAAACTAGTGGAAAAGCTCAAACAAAAGTTGTGTTCAAAAATTTCTAATAATGagagaataaattaaataaataaatcagtaccaaaattaaataatgtGCACGGCCCCAAGGCTTAGTGTTTGAATGTTTAAATGGTCCAAAAAATTAAGAGTTatgcattattattatttgtttttatttgtttacggGTGGTATGTACGCGCGGGATAGTTGTTGATTGTGCGGTCAAATGAGTTGTATGTGTTTGAAATTGTTTGTGTTGATATGTCACTTGAATTCTAATTATCTGGCTCTAAAATAGTGGTGAATTTTTCTGGCTAGTTTAGTAGAACTTATTAATGTTTTTGACATATGTATGTAATAGTGACTTGTTCCTGTAATAGATGTAAACACGTTGATGGTGTAAAATTTAGTAAATTATTTAGTTcacttatatttttggaaagccattgcattatttatgaaaaagtcAGTTtggatttttcaattttataaagCAAACAAATTTCTTAAGAACCATTATTAGCTTTATTGTTGGTTTAATTAAATTCAACATAATGTTTATAATGTGATAAGAACATGTTTTAACTTTCATACTACAATTTTGTGAATGCCATGAGATAACTTTATAATCATTTAAGATAAAAGAGTTTTATAGCATCACGTACCAAatgaagagagaaaaagttttCTTTCATGTAACATTAGGGTCGGCCGCCTtacgggcgggatatactttacttgtgatttaagttattattttttgtatgattttgtgttttaagtttatatttgCAAGAGATGTGTAtgatacactacaaaaaaatcatattttattacataaatAGTATCAGAAAAACAAATGATATTAATTTGagacatttattaataaatgatacaaaatatttgtatttaacaTCAATTATTGTAATTGATGTTGTTATTAACTTACCTTTCTCTATATTAATCTATGTTAAGCAAGTGAAGAtcaattaaaagatatattgtattttcataTACGTGTAAAAATATGCAGTTTACtctaaactaaaataattttaattttttctattgtttcttttgttcttattagaaatcaaagttttcataaattaataaattttttttttattttttcattaatgtaattatttttcattttagtgtttgttatatttttattataaaaggaagtaaaatacatatatttgtcACTACAGTTGAAATTCAATGCAAATTAtgaattatttttcattcttatatatatgttttttgaaaaatgtgaaGACATCGCAAGATTGATCAAAAAGATGTTTAAGGACCATCAAAGTAGTAAATGAAGCAAAGTGCGATCATTACCTTGTTCATTGCAACTGTAGTTGTGCTTGTAAGGTTTAagactcctcctcctcctctgtttcttttcatcccatgtttcttcatatatataaagaaatttaAATCTCCTCTCATGGAAACCTCAGGTAAACATCTCCTGAGAAGCGTTAGCTTTCTCGAACCTCGTCGAGACAAATACTTGAAAATGGGGCAGATGCAATGCGAGGCTAATTCTCAGAGATACAACTCCAAGTCATAGACTTTCAAGCTCTGTTACAGACGATACATCCTAAAAGCTAAATTCTATAACTTCAGTCACTTTTAATATCTAGGAATCTCACAGGTTTGATCCGAGACTTGTTAGATCTTTCCGGTGTTGGAAAATCTTGTGGCTGAATGTATCCCTGAGACAAATCTCTCCAAGTAAACTTCTGGAGTCAATTGTAAACCTGAAACATGTTCAGACAATAGCTAATCGGGCCTGATTTCTAAAGCTGGTTTGTTTTCCAGGTGGAATCATGGGCAAAAGTATTTGCAGTTCCCTGTAGAAAAGCTATAGCCAATTACTACATTCTATAAATGACAAATCAGTTTATCATGAAGATCCAGAATTCAAAGAAATCAAGCTTTTACCTTctggattgtttttttttcatcaactcTGGGAGTGGTCTTCTATGTGGATTAGAATTGAGAAATCTTTTGTGTATGGCGATAAAACCTTTAAGTGAAGTTGATCTATAAATTCCATGACGTTTCAGAGGAGAATAATTTTAGACGAAGCGACACGAATAGAGTTCAACCCAGGGATTTCTCAAGACGATTTGTCTCACACAACCTTTCAGAAACTCTATTGAAGCTTGACCTAATCTGAACTCGAAGAAAACGAAGAACCTTAGAATTCAAGGGTCgctattcttttttttggtaggaaACTGGGAGCAAGCTCCCaatatttattcaaaattaaaCTTCAGTCTACACATGAGTTAGTCTTGGCCGGGGAGGTCCAACAACATCCTCTTGCAATACATCAACAACCTCAATAGGTGCATTATCTAATCTATAAAAACCAAACGGAAGAGAAAATGCAAGGTTAGCTAACCCATCAGCTAAGCAGTCTGCTTCCCAATACACATGAACAATAC
This region of Brassica napus cultivar Da-Ae chromosome C5, Da-Ae, whole genome shotgun sequence genomic DNA includes:
- the LOC106402273 gene encoding CRAL-TRIO domain-containing protein YKL091C translates to MATSPTHKRLSLFLSLPPSLPLYNLCRSLSISEDLRAQKTMEESQELALTQLRTSVEKLSSSTEGYEKPTLMRFLVARSMNPDKAAKMFVDCQKWRASMVPPNGIPDSEVRDELEFGKICLHGPTKSGHPLVLVLCSKHFPAKNAVNFKKFVVYVLDKTIASGIKEKEVGDEKLVAVFDLANITYKNLDARGLITSFQFLQSYYPERLAKCYMLHMPGFFVSVWRFVCRFLEKSTQEKIVIVTDGEEEIKFKEEIGVDALPEEYRGRAKLTLIQDVLLPKTAPEM